GACGCCGCCTTTCACGCCCTCGGGTTTGCCGTGGACGATGATTTCGTCGCGCTTCTCCTCGACGTTCGCGCCCGCCTTGCGCAGCTCCGTTAAGTAGTCTGTGATGCGGTCGCATTCCTTATAACGCAAATTTTCCACGTTGTAGAACCGGGACGTGCCTTCCGCGAAGACGGACGCCGCCACGCAGGCGAGCACCGCGTCCGTAAATTCGTCGCCGTCGAACTCGACCGCCCGCAGCTTGCCGTTGCCCTGCACGCGCACGACGCCGTTCTCGTGCGTCAGCGGCGCGCCCATCGCGCGGATGACGTCGACCGCCTTGCGCTCGCCTTGTTTGCTGTGTTCAAGCAGCCGGTGCACCGTCACGTCCGAGTTCGTCACCGCCGCCGCGGCCAAAATCGCCGCCGACCCCGGATAATCGCCCTGCACCGAGTAGTCGCCGCTGCGGTATTTCTGATTGCCGGGCACGCGGTAAAACATCAGATCGTCGCTCGCTTCGACCTCGATGCCGGCGTCGCGCAGCACCTCGAGCGTTTGGCCGACGACGATTTTCGATTTCAAATCGTGCAGCACCCGAATTTCGCTGTCTTCCTTAAGCAGCGGCGTCAGGAACAGCAGCGAGCTGAGAAACTGCGACGAGACGCTGCCGGACACTTGGATCGCGCCGCCCTTCGGGTCGCCGCCGTACACCGTAATCGGCAGCCGGCCGCCGTTGTGGTCGATGCGCACGTTCATCGTTTCCAGCGCGCGGATCAAGTCGTCGTGCGGTCGTTTGCCGAGCGAATCCGGATACGAATTGACGAACGTCACTTCCGGCAGGAGCGACGCGATCGACAGCAGGAAGCGCAGCACCGCGCCGGCGTTGCCGACGTTCAGTTCTTTGACGGGCTTCGGGCTGCGGCCGAAGCCGTGCACCGTCAGCACGTCGTTCGACTCCTCCAGCGTCGCGC
The window above is part of the Paenibacillus sp. genome. Proteins encoded here:
- the aroA gene encoding 3-phosphoshikimate 1-carboxyvinyltransferase, with the translated sequence MDAIVKPTPRLQGELQALSSKNYTTRYMLVAALAEGVSRIRFPAHSEDSDAMRRCLRDLGATLEESNDVLTVHGFGRSPKPVKELNVGNAGAVLRFLLSIASLLPEVTFVNSYPDSLGKRPHDDLIRALETMNVRIDHNGGRLPITVYGGDPKGGAIQVSGSVSSQFLSSLLFLTPLLKEDSEIRVLHDLKSKIVVGQTLEVLRDAGIEVEASDDLMFYRVPGNQKYRSGDYSVQGDYPGSAAILAAAAVTNSDVTVHRLLEHSKQGERKAVDVIRAMGAPLTHENGVVRVQGNGKLRAVEFDGDEFTDAVLACVAASVFAEGTSRFYNVENLRYKECDRITDYLTELRKAGANVEEKRDEIIVHGKPEGVKGGVVIDAHYDHRVIMALSVVGLRSEEGLVIRDAHHVAKSYPQFFDHLKALGADIRLE